In one Lycium ferocissimum isolate CSIRO_LF1 unplaced genomic scaffold, AGI_CSIRO_Lferr_CH_V1 ctg6193, whole genome shotgun sequence genomic region, the following are encoded:
- the LOC132045189 gene encoding uncharacterized protein LOC132045189 gives MALDINIEELLVIEYSDLLINQVKGNWATKNDKMLQYVNLVQRLCGRLESINFRHTPGAQNEFADALATIASIIQHSDRTHIDPLENTLKEEQTHCTHVEAEPDGKPWYVDIKSYLEKREYPPESSEN, from the coding sequence ATGGCTTTGGACATAAACATAGAAGAGTTGTTGGTAATCGAATATTCCGACTTGCTCATCAAtcaagtgaaaggaaattgGGCAACCAAGAATGACAAAATGCTACAATATGTAAACCTGGTACAGAGACTGTGCGGACGATTAGAAAGCATTAATTTCAGGCATACTCCGGGGGCTCAAAACGAGTTTGCTGACGCATTAGCCACAATAGCCTCCATAATTCAGCACTCCGATAGGACTCACATTGATCCACTAGAGAACACTCTAAAAGAAGAACAAACTCACTGCACTCACGTCGAGGCAGAGCCAGATGGAAAACCATGGTACGTTGACATCAAGTCATATCTGGAGAAAAGAGAGTATCCACCAGAAAGCTCagaaaattag
- the LOC132045191 gene encoding uncharacterized protein LOC132045191: protein MPSMPDTRRPDQVNKKVVADFIKNNLICRFGVPESIRTDNGANLNSHLMKGLCEQFKITHRNSTAYWPEMNGAVEAANKNIKRILRKVIDNCKNWHEKLPYALLVYRTTARTSTGATPYLLVYGTKAVIPAEVEIPSLKIIQEAELNDTEWFTNRYEKLAMIDEKRMVAVCHG, encoded by the exons ATGCCATCAATGCCAGATACACGGAGACCTGATCAAG TGAACAAGAAAGTCGTGGCTGACTTCATCAAGAACAATCTCATATGCCGCTTCGGTGTGCCCGAGTCTATCAGAACAGACAATGGAGCAAATCTGAATAGCCATCTGATGAAAGGCCTCTGTGAACAATTCAAGATCACTCACAGAAACTCTACAGCCTACTGGCCAGAGATGAATGGAGCAGTAGAGGctgccaacaagaacatcaaaagaatcttgAGAAAGGTGATCGATAACTGCAAGAATTGGCATGAGAAGCTACCTTATGCTTTATTAGTGTACCGAACGACTGCCCGGACATCTACCGGAGCAACCCCATATCTCCTTGTCTACGGCACAAAAGCGGTCATACCCGCAGAAGTGGAGATTCCTTCACTTAAGATCATCCAAGAAGCAGAACTGAATGATACAGAATGGTTTACAAATCGCTACGAGAAGCTGGCTATGATCGATGAAAAAAGAATGGTGGCAGTATGCCACGGATAG